DNA from Hippoglossus hippoglossus isolate fHipHip1 chromosome 1, fHipHip1.pri, whole genome shotgun sequence:
gaccatcagtgactgtatgtaaagaccatcagtgactgtatataaagatgatcagtgactgtatataaagaccatcagtgactgtatataaagaggatcagtgactgtatataaagaggatcagtgactgtatataaagatgatcagtgactgtatataaagaggatcagtgactgtatataaagaccatcagtgactgtatataaagaggatcagtgactgtatataaagaggatcagtgactgtatataaagatgatcagtgactgtatataaagaggatcagtgactgtatataaagatgatcagtgactgtatataaagaccatcagtgactgtatataaagaccatcagtgactgtatataaagatgatcagtgactgtatataaagaccatcagtgactgtatataaagatgatcagtgactgtatataaagaccatcagtgactgtatataaagaccatcagtgactgtatataaagaggatcagtgactgtatataaagaccatcagtgactgtatataaagaccatcagtgactgtatataaagatgatcagtgactgtatataaagacgatcagtgactgtatataaagaggatcagtgactgtatataaagatgatcagtgactgtatataaagaccatcagtgactgtatataaagatgatcactgactgtatataaagatcatcagtgactatatataaagatgatcagtgactgtatataaagatgatcagtgactgtatataaagatgatcagtgactgtatataaagaggatcagtgactgtatataaagatgatcagtgactgtatataaagaggatcagtgtctgtatataaagatgatcagtgactgtatataaagatgatcagtgtctgtatataaagatgatcagtgtctgtatataaagaggatcagtgactgtatataaagaccatcagtgactgtatataaagaggatcagtgactgtatataaagatgatcagtgactgtatataaagatgatcagtgactgtatataaagatgatcagtgtctgtatataaagatgatcagtgactatatataaacaccatcagtgactgtatataaagaccatcagtgactgtatataaagaccatcagtgactgtatataaagaccatcagtgactgtatataaagaccatcagtgactgtatataaagatgatcagtgactgtatataaagatgatcagtgactatatataaagatgatcagtgtctgtatataaagatgatcagtgactgtatataaagaccatcagtgactgtatataaagaccatcagtgactgtatataaagaccatcagtgactgtatataaagatgatcagtgactgtatataaagaccatcagtgactgtatataaagaccatcagtgactgtatataaagaggatcagtgactgtatataaagaccatcagtgactgtatataaagaccatcagtgactgtatataaagatgatcagtgactgtatataaagaccatcagtgactgtatataaagatgatcagtgactgtatataaagaccatcagtgactgtatataaagaccatcagtgactgtatataaagatgatcagtgactgtatataaagatgatcagtgactatatataaagatgatcagtgtctgtatataaagatgatcagtgactgtatataaagaccatcagtgactgtatataaagaccatcagtgactgtatataaagaccatcagtgactgtatataaagaccatcagtgactgtatataaagatgatcagtgactgtatataaagaccatcagtgactgtatataaagaggatcagtgactgtatataaagaccatcagtgactgtatataaagatgatcagtgactgtatataaagatgatcagtgactgtatataaagaccatcagtgactgtatataaagaccatcagtgactgtatataaagatgatcagtgactgtatataaagatgatcagtgactgtatataaagaccatcagtgactgtatataaagaccatcagtgactgtatataaagatgatcagtgactgtatataaagaggatcagtgactgtatataaagatgatcagtgactgtatataaagatgatcagtgactgtatataaagaggatcagtgactgtatataaagaggatcagcgatGTTAAAGAATTAAACAAGAAACTAAACAAAATCCAAACATTAGATTTTAATCTTAAACCAACTGAAGCAGAACAGAGACgagtaaaataaagtaagttTCATTCAGTGTTTGTAGAATTTAAATCTCACATCATCATATTTAACAGTTCTGGTGCAttagaaacatgtttttggtaAATCAGCCCcgtaaattaatgttttaatcatttaactATTTCATTACATTCTGGGTGAAACTAGTTGATCCtgtaaaagaagaaacaagacattaaacttttaaattcaaaataataaatacaaaatgaaaaaattaaaagatAGAGACTTTGTAGTTTGAGTCTTTGGGACGTTTGCTCATATTGTTTCCTTTGATTTCAAtgttcaataaaataaaaattcaatcTTGACAAAAGACACAATATTACAAAATGGACCCAAAAGaatttctcatttcatttgagGCTCTCGGGACGTCAGAGGAAAAACCACTGaaacaaatgaattgaggagaAGTAATACTGTGCAGATGTGAGCGCAGATtgaaaaacatctgtctcaTTTGAACAAAAACTCCTGACACTGCGTCTCTGAACGAGTCCAGAGGATCATTCGCTCGCTGCTCGTCTCGCCTGAAGGATTTGTCACTGGGAGGTTTACGCCAGGCTCCTCTGCCGCGGTTTGATCCTCAGATACagctgggaaataaaaagagTTTGTCGTTAAGATAAAGTTAAATAGTGTAACTTCTTATATAAGACTGTTGAGTCACAGGATCCTCAGAGCTGCTTTCAAGCCTGATTAAAAGAGATGAGATTTAGCAACAACTGCCAGGGTTGACGGTTCAATTCCCTGTGGAGTTTAATGAAGAGAGCAGGACTTCAGAGTGTGTCGTCCTCCGATacgtgaaggaggagaaggtcTCAGGCGGTAGATTCTGCAGAGGATGATCCACATTCATCTCCTTTAAATTCTGCCGTGTAACCTTTGACTCAGTTCTGCCTGTAACACAAACggttaaagaaaatgaagccaaCACAGAAGTGTCTGAAAGCTGCATTCTCTCAGATGACCAGTAGAGGGCATGACACATAAGACATAATTCAGGCtgttgtccctaaagtctctaaagcagaggaggacccagagcttcagcatcaagctcctctcctgtggaatcatctcagcttcagttgtGGAGGCAGACTCCCTCTGAACGCtgaagattcaaaccttcctttaggataaagcttatagttcgagcggtccaggtttgtcttggTCCTGATCTtggttctgctgctgaaggtctagaaggtcgggggacacatgacacacggagcttctccttcctcttctccttcctcttctccatctcaatcacattaatgtctcatcaacacATGTTACTGAGGTGACTTCTTCACCAGAGTCCTGCTGCTTCATCGTGTATAGATCCAGGATCAAAGTTGCAGCCACGTCATGGAGcatgatggtggatcacagACTGTGATCATGGACCAtagatcctgatggtggatcctgatcatggacCAGCTGatggcagctgattgtgggtCATGATTAtaactagattgcttagatatatAATACACAGtacaaacactttaaacattgataaatCTCTAGATTTATGTTGGACACTCTCTACTCATGAATCTTGTGAATATTTGtgatattgttgttgttgctctgtTACACACATTTGATTAACTGATTGATTTTTACAATTTTCAAGTATCTCTATCAGCGGtttgaagacaaactgagtcgCCTCACCCCCAGGAGGTTGCGGGGGATGTAGCCCTCGCCATCGCCACATCTTGCCCACCACCAGTCCGTTTCCACCTCGTCCTCCCGTCTCAGCACCGTCATGCAGTCGCCCTCGCTGAAGCCGAGCTCATCGTCACTCTGAGGCTCGTAGTCCCACAGGGCGTACACCACACCGCGGTTCATCACGCCCATCTTCTCCTGAACGCCTGCCAAGACAAGGGAATTCAGTGTAACTGTGACAAACAGTGAGACACAATTAGACCCTTCAAAGCTCCTGAAGGACCCTTAAGGAGCTCTACCCCATTACCTCGATGGGACCCCTGGAACTCCAAACTTTCCCTGTTATGGGACTAataaatcttatcttatcttaaatgatggggttagggttaaccaGTAGACCACTGACACATCCACTGAACCCTAAAAAGAAATCCTGGCAATCCCTGTCTACACTAAAGGATGATGAAACAATCTGTAATTAGATtgttatttgtacattttggaATAGATTCAGTTTTGGGAACATTAAATTATCCAGACAAACTCCTCACGGACTCTGGAAGCTACTTGTCGTCTCAGTTGAGAACCTCTGATTCGCCTCAGTTGACCCGTGTGGGAACCAACATTCACACCCATCACAGACctcagtttctgttttcagtgaACATGTAACGTGGTCGTTTCTCACCATATAGGAACTGGGAGCACTGCGCGTAGCCGTCCTCCATTTCCTCACACTTGTCGGCAGCTGTTTGCATGTCGCTGTAAGTGGTGGCAAACACGGCTGCCCCCGACTCCACCAGGAACTTACAGACCTGAACGTTGTTACAAGAGGCGGCGCAGTGAAGCGGAGTCCTGGAGGAACAAGGTTTAAGGACTCAACTGGTTACCACAGCTTCTGGACGCAGAACCCATTGGCAGAACTGCACAGTGATGTTGTTCAGACTCACCAGCCGTCGCTGTCGGCAGCGTTGACGTTGACGCCAAACTGAACCAGAAACTTGACGATCTCTGTGTGGCCGGCGCAGACGGCGTTGTGCAGCGCAGTGATGCCCTCGTCGTTTGCTGAGCTGGGGTCGtccacctgcaaacacaaagacatctAGTTTGTTGGCGTACATATGAACAtcacacagctttaaaaaaacaatgctgTTTATACATAAATCGATTTAAACACTTGACTGGTTCATATAAATAGTTTCCTCTAAATAAGAGCGATTATATGATGATTGATTGTCActtattcattaaatattaataaaatttgTTTGTGATCATTTAAGCGGAGCGAGTCCCTGATAGAGCTTCTGACGACACTCACGTCGAAGATGACCCTCTGGACGAGGTCGTACTCGCCCTCCAGGGAACAgtccagcagcagagccagaggGTTGAACTTGACCCGCATCGTGTGACTGATCCGCTCGGAGCCGACTTTACGGAGGATCGACCTCTTAccctgagagaaagagaggaaaggggaactttaataataataataataatacactttatttgtaTCGCACCTTTCTTACAAGAAAAGTAGCTTTACAAacaatatagatacaaataaaaacatgttaaaatgtcatTCAAAATAATAAGTGCAGGAGTGTAAGTGTGAGATCTACTTAATGTctgaagtaaagagaaatgttttaaagtcGTTTACTGAACAAGCTTCTCTGATTCACAACTTGTAGTTGTAGCATCTCAGATATTCTTTGGTTTGTTGGAACCTCTGATTTGCTGCAGATGTTCTAGAGGGAACATAATTCTCTAGAGAGGCAGCTGTGTAACTGGGTCCATTCAGAACcttgtgtgtgaggaggagaacctTAAAGTCAAACCTGTGTGGAACAACCAGAGCAGCTGGAACTAATGTGATCTCTGCTCTTGGTTCTGAATGAGTCTCTATTGTTTTCTATTGGACGCTGTAAAAAGTGCATTAATCCAGTCCAATAGAAATGAAAACCTGAATCAGCTTCTGTCTGATTTATAAATGGTGTTTTTTCCAATTATTGCTCATCCATGTGTTTGTTGCTGAAAGACATTTAGATGGAGCCTAACCCTTCATTATCAAAATGAGACAACAATTAGTCTTGTTGATTATTGGAGTTGATCATATATTGTCGAACTGAAACGCTCACCGGCGGGACTGGGACCTGCCCCATGACCTCCGGCGGCTGCAGGTTGCTGGTGTTGTCTCCGTGCTCCGTCTCCCCACAGCTGGGgtatggtgggggggggtacGGGGGGAACTCCTCTGGAAAGTGGATGTGGTGGACTGAGGACGGAcacacctcctcttccttgtCCTCCAGGGCGGGGCActgggagcagcaggaggcggggtcaGGGATGGGTGAGCGAGGGGGCAGGGGGGGTGGAGTCAGGGAGTCGTCAGGGCTCTCAGCGAGCAATTGGTTGAAGCTCAACCCAGTGTTGTCATCGACATCCACCCCGCCATCCCGGTTGTCGTGTACCCCAGGCTGAATATATGTCTCCGCTGGACTGACTGTCTCCATGGGAATGGTTTCCATGGCAGCCAGGGTGGTCTTCTGGTAGAGCAGCTTCTGGATGTTGGGTCCGGCCGGGCCCTCGGGCTCCGTGATCGAACTGCGTTTCTTCAGGGGCCGGGGTGCGTGGTGCAGCCGGCGTCGCAGGGCCTCAAGGTCTGCATCGCTGGGGTTCCTGTGAGGGTTggacaggaaggggaggagcTTGGTGGGGCTGAGCGGTCGAGGCGTGGCTCGTTCTGCCGTCTCTCCACTGACCCCTTCGCCGTTACCCAGACAACTGTTGTCAGCCTCGCTCCCGTCAGACACACAGGCCCCAGAATTCAGGCCAGTGTTGTCTGAGGAGACAGACTGCTGCCCCCCGCTGGCAGGGAGGATTGGCTTCCCGTACACTGTAATGAGGCAGAGACACTGACGTCAGAACAAAACCAACAAcgaatgtgaaaaacaaaacatctctcACCTGTGATCTACAACAGATGAAAATAGAGTGAGTGCTGCACCTCGGGGCTGACTGCGGGGCAGTGTGCCCTGACCTCCTGGCTGGTAGCCCTTTCCCAGAGAGGCCTGCTTGGTGTACATGGAGTAGATGGATGACGCCGCCACAGTCTGAGGCTTCTGCAGCGCAGGGGTGGGGGCATCTGAGAGGTCCGGGGTGTAAGGTCGGACGGCAGCGGCCGGAGGGCTTTCCTGCTTGTTGGGCAGAGGGAGTGTATTGCAGTGGCTGGAGAGGACTCCTGGAGCCCTGAGGTGGCCGCCGACCGGCCGAGCCTTACCAGGGAAGGTCCCAGTGCTGTAGGGGGGCCTGGAGAAGGTTGGTGGGCCGGACGAAGAGAGCGGTATGGGCTTAACGGGAACAGGAGGTGGCACGGTCATCTTGGACAAACATTTACCTGAAGCCTAGAGGTGAAATACAGAGCAAAACATGGAAATA
Protein-coding regions in this window:
- the LOC117763579 gene encoding apoptosis-stimulating of p53 protein 2-like isoform X1; translation: MMPIFLTVFLSNNDQHFTEVPITPETLCRDVLELCKEPGEADCYLAEMWRGSERVVGESEQMMAVLQPWGQQRGEVRYLLHHQRAPGPESDGSRTSDQKLKRNQLKAAAERCLENQVSAPRLDVTFSELQDLATRQQQLLASKEQRLRFLKLQDQRQQQQEASEQERLQQLRENAHNQEAKLRRVRALRGQVEQKRLSNTKLVEEIEQMTGLFQQKQRELLVAVARLEELSDQLEVLRSPRMEPPPPPPPHHHNTPSSTVELELLCKELQLRNKLNQEQSSRLQQQRDGLNKRNLEVAAMDRRLAELRQRLWKKKAALQQKENLPVASEGPAPQHGVGSRVAAVGPYIQSSSTTGSQGPPVPARQEPLVKPAYPDGTATLPIPDSSLKPPPRPVKPAAGFSSSKITELSDWKARALPKSSGGYSHASTLPRMSSLSYCNSGGETLTGQRGLCGADIPPPVPSRTNHSTDTLLRDVQASGKCLSKMTVPPPVPVKPIPLSSSGPPTFSRPPYSTGTFPGKARPVGGHLRAPGVLSSHCNTLPLPNKQESPPAAAVRPYTPDLSDAPTPALQKPQTVAASSIYSMYTKQASLGKGYQPGGQGTLPRSQPRVYGKPILPASGGQQSVSSDNTGLNSGACVSDGSEADNSCLGNGEGVSGETAERATPRPLSPTKLLPFLSNPHRNPSDADLEALRRRLHHAPRPLKKRSSITEPEGPAGPNIQKLLYQKTTLAAMETIPMETVSPAETYIQPGVHDNRDGGVDVDDNTGLSFNQLLAESPDDSLTPPPLPPRSPIPDPASCCSQCPALEDKEEEVCPSSVHHIHFPEEFPPYPPPPYPSCGETEHGDNTSNLQPPEVMGQVPVPPGKRSILRKVGSERISHTMRVKFNPLALLLDCSLEGEYDLVQRVIFDVDDPSSANDEGITALHNAVCAGHTEIVKFLVQFGVNVNAADSDGWTPLHCAASCNNVQVCKFLVESGAAVFATTYSDMQTAADKCEEMEDGYAQCSQFLYGVQEKMGVMNRGVVYALWDYEPQSDDELGFSEGDCMTVLRREDEVETDWWWARCGDGEGYIPRNLLGLYLRIKPRQRSLA
- the LOC117763579 gene encoding apoptosis-stimulating of p53 protein 2-like isoform X2, translated to MMPIFLTVFLSNNDQHFTEVPITPETLCRDVLELCKEPGEADCYLAEMWRGSERVVGESEQMMAVLQPWGQQRGEVRYLLHHQRAPGPESDGSRTSDQKLKRNQLKAAAERCLENGVSAPRLDVTFSELQDLATRQQQLLASKEQRLRFLKLQDQRQQQQEASEQERLQQLRENAHNQEAKLRRVRALRGQVEQKRLSNTKLVEEIEQMTGLFQQKQRELLVAVARLEELSDQLEVLRSPRMEPPPPPPPHHHNTPSSTVELELLCKELQLRNKLNQEQSSRLQQQRDGLNKRNLEVAAMDRRLAELRQRLWKKKAALQQKENLPVASEGPAPQHGVGSRVAAVGPYIQSSSTTGSQGPPVPARQEPLVKPAYPDGTATLPIPDSSLKPPPRPVKPAAGFSSSKITELSDWKARALPKSSGGYSHASTLPRMSSLSYCNSGGETLTGQRGLCGADIPPPVPSRTNHSTDTLLRDVQASGKCLSKMTVPPPVPVKPIPLSSSGPPTFSRPPYSTGTFPGKARPVGGHLRAPGVLSSHCNTLPLPNKQESPPAAAVRPYTPDLSDAPTPALQKPQTVAASSIYSMYTKQASLGKGYQPGGQGTLPRSQPRVYGKPILPASGGQQSVSSDNTGLNSGACVSDGSEADNSCLGNGEGVSGETAERATPRPLSPTKLLPFLSNPHRNPSDADLEALRRRLHHAPRPLKKRSSITEPEGPAGPNIQKLLYQKTTLAAMETIPMETVSPAETYIQPGVHDNRDGGVDVDDNTGLSFNQLLAESPDDSLTPPPLPPRSPIPDPASCCSQCPALEDKEEEVCPSSVHHIHFPEEFPPYPPPPYPSCGETEHGDNTSNLQPPEVMGQVPVPPGKRSILRKVGSERISHTMRVKFNPLALLLDCSLEGEYDLVQRVIFDVDDPSSANDEGITALHNAVCAGHTEIVKFLVQFGVNVNAADSDGWTPLHCAASCNNVQVCKFLVESGAAVFATTYSDMQTAADKCEEMEDGYAQCSQFLYGVQEKMGVMNRGVVYALWDYEPQSDDELGFSEGDCMTVLRREDEVETDWWWARCGDGEGYIPRNLLGLYLRIKPRQRSLA
- the LOC117763579 gene encoding apoptosis-stimulating of p53 protein 2-like isoform X3, producing the protein MMPIFLTVFLSNNDQHFTEVPITPETLCRDVLELCKEPGEADCYLAEMWRGSERVVGESEQMMAVLQPWGQQRGEVRYLLHHQRAPGPESDGSRTSDQKLKRNQLKAAAERCLENQVSAPRLDVTFSELQDLATRQQQLLASKEQRLRFLKLQDQRQQQQEASEQERLQQLRENAHNQEAKLRRVRALRGQVEQKRLSNTKLVEEIEQMTGLFQQKQRELLVAVARLEELSDQLEVLRSPRMEPPPPPPPHHHNTPSSTVELELLCKELQLRNKLNQEQSSRLQQQRDGLNKRNLEVAAMDRRLAELRQRLWKKKAALQQKENLPVASEGPAPQHGVGSRVAAVGPYIQSSSTTGSQGPPVPARQEPLVKPIPDSSLKPPPRPVKPAAGFSSSKITELSDWKARALPKSSGGYSHASTLPRMSSLSYCNSGGETLTGQRGLCGADIPPPVPSRTNHSTDTLLRDVQASGKCLSKMTVPPPVPVKPIPLSSSGPPTFSRPPYSTGTFPGKARPVGGHLRAPGVLSSHCNTLPLPNKQESPPAAAVRPYTPDLSDAPTPALQKPQTVAASSIYSMYTKQASLGKGYQPGGQGTLPRSQPRVYGKPILPASGGQQSVSSDNTGLNSGACVSDGSEADNSCLGNGEGVSGETAERATPRPLSPTKLLPFLSNPHRNPSDADLEALRRRLHHAPRPLKKRSSITEPEGPAGPNIQKLLYQKTTLAAMETIPMETVSPAETYIQPGVHDNRDGGVDVDDNTGLSFNQLLAESPDDSLTPPPLPPRSPIPDPASCCSQCPALEDKEEEVCPSSVHHIHFPEEFPPYPPPPYPSCGETEHGDNTSNLQPPEVMGQVPVPPGKRSILRKVGSERISHTMRVKFNPLALLLDCSLEGEYDLVQRVIFDVDDPSSANDEGITALHNAVCAGHTEIVKFLVQFGVNVNAADSDGWTPLHCAASCNNVQVCKFLVESGAAVFATTYSDMQTAADKCEEMEDGYAQCSQFLYGVQEKMGVMNRGVVYALWDYEPQSDDELGFSEGDCMTVLRREDEVETDWWWARCGDGEGYIPRNLLGLYLRIKPRQRSLA